The following are encoded in a window of Mycteria americana isolate JAX WOST 10 ecotype Jacksonville Zoo and Gardens unplaced genomic scaffold, USCA_MyAme_1.0 Scaffold_135, whole genome shotgun sequence genomic DNA:
- the LOC142403208 gene encoding LOW QUALITY PROTEIN: E3 ubiquitin-protein ligase RNF5-like (The sequence of the model RefSeq protein was modified relative to this genomic sequence to represent the inferred CDS: deleted 1 base in 1 codon): MAADAGAPDGGPEGPNRGGGGGGAFACNLCLEPARDAVIGRCGHLYCWPCLHQWLLTRPRCAVCGAGISRDSVVPLYGRDSARRDPRLETPPRPRGQRPEPESQEVPPTGPSSSFHVAFGFGAFPFAFFSAAPQPPAAGTGDAGDPPPGSLDSIFLFIAAAFFLWLLSV; the protein is encoded by the exons ATGGCGGCGGACGCGGGGGCGCCGGACGGGGGCCCCGAGGGGCCAaaccgcggcggcggcggcggcggcgccttcGCCTGCAACCTCTGCCTGGAGCCCGCGCGCGACGCCGTGATTGGCCGCTGCGGGCACTTGTACTg ctggccctgcctgcaccag TGGCTGCTGACACGGCCCCGCTGCGCCGTCTGT GGGGCTGGGATCAGCCGCGACAGCGTCGTGCCCCTCTACGGGCGGGACAGCGCCCGCCGGGACCCTCG gctggagacccccccccgaccccgggGGCAGCGCCCGGAGCCCGAGAGCCAGGAG gtgCCCCCCACCGGCCCCAGCAGCAGCTTCCACGTGGCCTTCGGCTTCGGGGCGTTCCCCTTCGCCTTCTTCAGcgccgccccacagccccccgccgccggcacag gggaCGCTGGGGACCCTCCCCCGGGCTCGCTGGACTCCATCTTCCTCTTCATCGCTGCTGCGTTCTTCCTCTGGCTGCTCAGCGTTTGA